CTGCGCGTCACCGTCCTCGTCGCGCTGGCGAGCCTCGTCTGGGTCCCGATCGGGGTGTGGATTGGCCTGCGTCCCAAGGTTGCCGGGCGGGTCCAACCCTTGGCCCAGTTCATGGCCGCCTTTCCCGCCAATGTGCTCTTTCCCATCGCGGTCCTGGCCATCGTCGCGGCCGGCGCCGATCCCAACATATGGTTGTCGCCGCTGATGATCCTGGGTACGCAATGGTACGTCCTCTTCAACGTGATCGCCGGCGCCAGCGCGATCCCGACCGATCTGCGCGAAGCTGCCGCCGTCTATCAGATAAAGTCCTGGCCCTGGTGGCGCTATGTCGCCTTGCCCGCCATATTTCCCTTTTATGTTACAGGCGCCATCACCGCGTCCGGTGGGTCGTGGAACGCCAGTATCGTCGCGGAGGTGGCGAGCTGGGGCGATACGAGGCTCGAAGCCTACGGGCTTGGTTCCTATATCGCCAATGCAAGCGTCGCCGGCGACTTTCCGCGCGTGCTCCTGGGGATCGCTGTCATGTCGATCTTCGTCACGCTTATTAACCGCGCGTTGTGGCGCCCGCTCTTTGTCTTCGCCGAGCGCCGCCTGCGCCTTGATTGATCTTGTTCCTGACCGTGACCAGGAAGGCCTGGGAGAAAAGCCATGAACGACGCCATCGCGAGTGAGGCACTCGTCACTGCAAAGGATGTGTGCCAATTCTATGACAAGCCCGCTTCGGGTACGCTGGTCGTCCTCGACAATGTCAATGTGAGGCTCGAACGCAACGAGATCGTCGGTCTGCTCGGCCGCTCGGGCTCGGGCAAGTCTACCTTGCTGCGCGCCATTGCCGGGCTCATCAAGCCGTCGAGCGGCACCATCACCTGCGAGGGCCGTGAATTGACCGGCCCGTCGCCGGCGATCGCCGTCGTGTTCCAGAGCTTCGCACTGTTTCCGTGGCTCACCGTCCTGCAGAATGTGGAACTCGGTCTCGAGGCGCGCGGCGTGGCGCCGGCGGAACGGCGCAAGCGTGCACTCGGTGCCATCGATCTCATCGGTCTCGACGGGTTCGAAAGCGCTTACCCGAAAGAATTGTCGGGCGGCATGCGCCAGCGCGTCGGCCTCGCCCGCGCCTTGGTCGTCCATCCGAAGGTGCTGCTCATGGATGAGCCCTTCTCCGCGCTCGACGTGCTCACCGCCGAGACCTTGCGCACCGATCTGCTCGATCTGTGGTGCGAGGGCCGCATGCCGATCGAGTCGATCCTGATGGTCACGCACAATATCGAGGAAGCGGTGTTGATGTGCGACCGCATCCTCATCTTCGGCTCGAATCCGGGCCGGGTCATCGCCGAAATCCCCGTCGCTCTCTCGCAGCCGCGCAACCGTCTCGACCCGGCCTTCCGCGAGCTGGTCGAGAAGATCTATGTGAAGATGACGATGCGCGATGAGGTACGTGAGCAAAGCGGCATATTTCCCGGCACCGGCATTACTCTGGTCTTGCGCCGGGTGTCGACCAACCTTTTGTCGGGACTCATCGAGGCGGTCGCGGCCCCGCCCTATAACGGCCGCGCCGACCTGCCGCCTCTGGCCTCGAGCCTTCAGCATGAGATCGACGATCTCTTTCCGGTCGCCGAGACCCTGCAGCTCCTGCGCTTCGCCGAGCTGGCGGGCGGCGACATCCAGTTGACCCAGACGGGCAAGCACTTCGCCGAAGGCGGTGTCGATGAAAGGAAGCGCATTTTCGCCCAGCAGCTTCAGGCCTATGTGCCGCTGGCCGCCCATATCCACCTTATCCTCGGTGAACGGCCGGCCCATATGGCGCCGGCCAGGCGCTTCCGCGATGAGCTCGAGGACCACATGTCGGAGATGGATGCGGCCGAGACCTTGCAGACCGTCACCAACTGGGCCCGTTATGCCGAGTATTTCGCCTATGATGAGCAGTCGGACACGTTCTCGCTGGAAAATCCGAGCTGACGGGACCGTCCGGCGGTAAATGGTGGCTCCGACCGCGACTAAAACGACATCCGCATCATCATCGAATGCCCGGGCGGTCGCGGTTCCGGGCGCTCGTTGACAAGGGCGCCAAGGTGATCGCGGCGCCCGCCGCCTTCACGCTTCAGACCGGCAAAGAGCACTGGGAGGCGTTGCTGCGTGCCCGCGCCATCGAGACCCAGTGCTATGTTTTGGCCCCTGGCCAGGAGGGCGCCTATGTCGAGGACGGCAAGACCTATCACAATTACGGCCATTCGCTCATCGTCGAGCCCTGGGGCACGGTGTTGGCGCGGCGTGGCATCGGCGACGGTCTGATCGAGGCGATGCTCGAGCCCGAGGCCATCGAGCGGGCGCGCAATCTGATTCCGCTCGCCATGCACCGCACCATCCGCAGGGCGACCGGCTTGTGAAGGCCGGAGCCGGCCGTGTAGAAGAGCGCGCATGAGCAAGCTGGGGAAAATCACCGTGTCGGCGGGAAAGGGGGCGTTTGTACCTGTCCGCGCCGGCAATGAAGTCACCGTCGTCAATGTGAGCGGCACGCAGGTTGTTGATTTCTGGTGCCTGGCGAAGTCCTCACCGCAGCAATATCTCTCGCTCGAACACTGCCGCGAGGTGCTGGGCAAGATCTACTTTGCGCCGGGCGACGTGCTGGTCTCCGACCGTTATGAGCCCGTCCTCGACTATGTCGCGGATACGGCGGGCGGGCTGCATGACACGCTGATCGCGCCCTGCAATCCTGACATGTACCGGAAATTCGGCCGCCCCGACGGCCATCCGAGCTGCGCCGGCAATTTCCGGGCGGCGGTGCAGGAAGCGGGACTTGTCATCCCCTTCGTGCCGTCGCCCTGGAATCTGTTCATGCGCGCCACGGTCAAGCCCGACGGCACCATCGACTATGCGCGCCCGCCCTTCCTTCCCGATGGCCGCGTCACATTGAGAATGCGAACGGACGCTACCATCATCGTCTCAGCCTGCCCGGACGATTGCTATCCGACCAATGGTGGCGACGGCAGCCCGCGCGATTTCGTCATCGAGATCAGGCAGTAAATCCGAACGTCAGAACGTGGTGCCGTCGCTCACGATATTGAGTGGCGGCGAGCCGTCGGCGCGCTTCTCGCGAGCGATGCGCCGTCCCGCCGCCCAAGTCCCGCCCTCGAGCATCGAGGCGATCGGGAAATGGTCGGCACTGACGCCGAGCTCTTGCCGCACCGGCTCCAGCAGCCGGTCGAGAAGAGCGATGGTCAGCGCCCGCCATTCGACGATCAGCGGCGAATTGACCTCATGTGGCTTGGCCGCCGCGGCCTTGTCCTTGAGACGCAGCACGTCCATGTCGATGAAGAGGCCGCCATTGCGGTATTCGGCAAGGCCGGTCAGCCCGTCCATGGCATCGATCTCGAGGCCGCGCGCGATCAACGGCTCGATGAGTGAGTAGGTGATCCATTGCGACAGCTTGTGGAAGGGTACGAGGCCCGAAAGGGGATCGCCCGTCGTCCGCCAGCGCTCATAGAGCCAGGTGTCTCCGAGTGGCGTTGTGCCGATGGTGAGCCGGCTCGGCCAGATCGTGCCCAGCGTGTCGAGGAGGCGGCGCAGGATCTGTGCCGCTTCGATCCGCCCTGCCGTCGCCTCGCCGGCAAGACTGTCGGCGAGCCCGCCCGGTCGCGGCGCATCGCTGATGGCGAAATGGGAAGCCTGGGCGTAACAGGCTTCGCCTAATCGGTTGAGAAGGGCGACGCGGCCGTCGACACCCGCCAGCGGATTGTCGGGGCTGACCTGAAACGCCCTTTCGAGATCGGCCTTGGTGAAACGCATGAGACGCTCCGCATCGGCGCGCCATGGATCGGACCGATCGTTCGATAAAACGCCGCTGGCCATGAGATGGAAGCTCGCGACGCCTAAGCCTTCCGACGACGCGAAACGCTTGTCAGTACCGGGCTCGGCATAGTGCCAGCGACCGCCACTGCCGGCATCGAGCAGCACCGAGACGATGGCGAGATCCAAGGCGGCGCGCGCTTGCGCTTCCTTGGTGGGCCAGTTGCGTTGCGTCTGCGCCTTCTGCCAGCGCGCGATGCCGCCGGCCTCGAAATGCCGCCAGCGCGAATGGAAGGGCACCCTCAGCGACGGATAATTGCCGCGCGTCACCTGCGCAACGAAACGGGCGACCTTCGGCAGCTGGTCGAGATCGACAGACCAGTGATGGAGCTTGTCCGACAGCCCGTCCGTCAGCATGTGCTCAGCGGCCTCGCGCACGGCGATGGGAGTGAGAAGGGGAGAAGCGTCAGTCATGATTCAAGTCTTTCAAGCTGGGAGGGAAAGAAGAGCGCGGCGCAATTGCGCGAGCGTGGCGCGTGTCGGAAAGGCGGAGAGCGTGCCATGCCGGGTCGCCTTGTCGCTGGCGGCGCTGACACCAAGGCGGGCGGCCTTCTCGGCATCGCCTTGGGCGAGCCATTCGGCGACGAAGGTGCCGGCGAAGACATCGCCCGCGCCGCCGGCCGCGATGGCCTCGACCGTGGGCGCGATTACCGCCACATCGGCCTGTCCCGGGCGCGCGATCCGGCAGCCTTTGGCGCCGAGCGTGATGACGGTGAGTTTTCGCCCGGTTCGGCTGCCGAGCGCTTCCGCCTCGATCTCATTGGCGATGACCAGATCGGCTTCGGGCAGATGGTCGAACCAAGGCTGCAGCGGCGAGGGGTTGAAAGCGATGGCGACGCCCGCCTGGCGCGCGAGCTTCATGGCGTGAAGCGTCGTCTCGAAGCTCAGATTGCCCTGCAGCAGCAGGAGTGCCGCGTCCTTGAGGACGGGCGGGAGGCCAGCCTCGGCTTCCGCCGGTTTGAGGGATTGGGCCTGGAGCGTATTGCTGACGATGACATTCTCACCCCGGATGTCGAGCAGGAGGATTGAGTCGTCGCTTGCTCCCTCGCGCGCGATGAGGCCCTGATCCGTCATGCCTTCGGCATGCAAGGCGGCTCGGATCTTCTCGGAAGTCTGATCGTTTCCGACGGCGGCGATCAGATGCACACTGGCGCCGGCGCGTTCGGCGGCAACTGCCTGGTTAAGGCCCTTGCCGCCGAGATCGGTGATGACCCGCGTCGCGTTGAGCGTCTCGCCGGCTTTCGGCAGCCTGTCCAGATGATAGGTCACATCGAGACAGGCATTGCCGATCACAACAAGCCGGGGGCGCTCGCTGGTCACGGGCGACGACCTTATTTGCCGGTGAGCCAGGCGAGCGACTGGCGCCACAATTTGGCATAGCCCGGCCAGTTGACGAAGCTGGTCGGCAGCCAGTGCGGGCCGATATCGGAGGTCCAGGCCATGGTGCGGCCCTTGCCGTAGCTGCCTGTGACAAGGAGCGGATGGCCGCCCTGATCTTCGGGCAGGCGGGCGATGACCTCGGCCCCGTCCCGGACCTCGACCTCGTTGACGCCGAGCAGCGCCGGCCATGGTCCCTTCAGTCCGGCGACGATCGGATGATCGGGCTTCAGCACTTCGGCGATGATGCCTTCCGGCGCCTCGACGCGGTCGTCATAGGGCAGGCAGGTCACGGGCAGCGCCTCTTCCACCGGCGTGCGCCGCCAGCGGGCGCGGCCGTCGATGCCCTGGAAGGAGAAATAGCCGCCGATCATCATCAGGCCGCCGCCCTGCCGGGTCCAATCGCGGATGAGCTTCAGACGGTTCGGCACCGTCTTGCCATGCAGCCACACATCGGGCGGCAGCAGCAGCGTATTGGCGCCGACATCCGAGATGATGATGGCGTCATATTTGGCGAGCCCGTGCATGGCGAAGGGCAGGCCTTCCGCCGCCTCATGCGCCGGCATGTAGGTGAGGGCAAAGTCGCTGTCCTTCAGCGCGTTGACCAGCGGTTCGGCGCCCAGATGGA
This genomic stretch from Nordella sp. HKS 07 harbors:
- a CDS encoding nitrilase-related carbon-nitrogen hydrolase — encoded protein: MPGRSRFRALVDKGAKVIAAPAAFTLQTGKEHWEALLRARAIETQCYVLAPGQEGAYVEDGKTYHNYGHSLIVEPWGTVLARRGIGDGLIEAMLEPEAIERARNLIPLAMHRTIRRATGL
- a CDS encoding glutamine amidotransferase, which gives rise to MTKKNVLLVGESWVSSANHYKGWDTFSSVTFHLGAEPLVNALKDSDFALTYMPAHEAAEGLPFAMHGLAKYDAIIISDVGANTLLLPPDVWLHGKTVPNRLKLIRDWTRQGGGLMMIGGYFSFQGIDGRARWRRTPVEEALPVTCLPYDDRVEAPEGIIAEVLKPDHPIVAGLKGPWPALLGVNEVEVRDGAEVIARLPEDQGGHPLLVTGSYGKGRTMAWTSDIGPHWLPTSFVNWPGYAKLWRQSLAWLTGK
- a CDS encoding PfkB family carbohydrate kinase; the encoded protein is MTSERPRLVVIGNACLDVTYHLDRLPKAGETLNATRVITDLGGKGLNQAVAAERAGASVHLIAAVGNDQTSEKIRAALHAEGMTDQGLIAREGASDDSILLLDIRGENVIVSNTLQAQSLKPAEAEAGLPPVLKDAALLLLQGNLSFETTLHAMKLARQAGVAIAFNPSPLQPWFDHLPEADLVIANEIEAEALGSRTGRKLTVITLGAKGCRIARPGQADVAVIAPTVEAIAAGGAGDVFAGTFVAEWLAQGDAEKAARLGVSAASDKATRHGTLSAFPTRATLAQLRRALLSLPA
- a CDS encoding DUF1688 family protein, whose translation is MTDASPLLTPIAVREAAEHMLTDGLSDKLHHWSVDLDQLPKVARFVAQVTRGNYPSLRVPFHSRWRHFEAGGIARWQKAQTQRNWPTKEAQARAALDLAIVSVLLDAGSGGRWHYAEPGTDKRFASSEGLGVASFHLMASGVLSNDRSDPWRADAERLMRFTKADLERAFQVSPDNPLAGVDGRVALLNRLGEACYAQASHFAISDAPRPGGLADSLAGEATAGRIEAAQILRRLLDTLGTIWPSRLTIGTTPLGDTWLYERWRTTGDPLSGLVPFHKLSQWITYSLIEPLIARGLEIDAMDGLTGLAEYRNGGLFIDMDVLRLKDKAAAAKPHEVNSPLIVEWRALTIALLDRLLEPVRQELGVSADHFPIASMLEGGTWAAGRRIAREKRADGSPPLNIVSDGTTF
- a CDS encoding AAA-associated domain-containing protein, whose product is MNDAIASEALVTAKDVCQFYDKPASGTLVVLDNVNVRLERNEIVGLLGRSGSGKSTLLRAIAGLIKPSSGTITCEGRELTGPSPAIAVVFQSFALFPWLTVLQNVELGLEARGVAPAERRKRALGAIDLIGLDGFESAYPKELSGGMRQRVGLARALVVHPKVLLMDEPFSALDVLTAETLRTDLLDLWCEGRMPIESILMVTHNIEEAVLMCDRILIFGSNPGRVIAEIPVALSQPRNRLDPAFRELVEKIYVKMTMRDEVREQSGIFPGTGITLVLRRVSTNLLSGLIEAVAAPPYNGRADLPPLASSLQHEIDDLFPVAETLQLLRFAELAGGDIQLTQTGKHFAEGGVDERKRIFAQQLQAYVPLAAHIHLILGERPAHMAPARRFRDELEDHMSEMDAAETLQTVTNWARYAEYFAYDEQSDTFSLENPS
- a CDS encoding urea carboxylase-associated family protein, translating into MSKLGKITVSAGKGAFVPVRAGNEVTVVNVSGTQVVDFWCLAKSSPQQYLSLEHCREVLGKIYFAPGDVLVSDRYEPVLDYVADTAGGLHDTLIAPCNPDMYRKFGRPDGHPSCAGNFRAAVQEAGLVIPFVPSPWNLFMRATVKPDGTIDYARPPFLPDGRVTLRMRTDATIIVSACPDDCYPTNGGDGSPRDFVIEIRQ